One region of Camelina sativa cultivar DH55 chromosome 6, Cs, whole genome shotgun sequence genomic DNA includes:
- the LOC104791034 gene encoding kinetochore protein spc25-like isoform X1, translated as MRKTMASLGLMCEKDLDEQRNKIDSFIASPFQRSMDSLLERAQATAQSQAELASMKADLRQAEDEHVKVLAVKTRKEARQMGIRDSISASQSRIEVLRRTLQLQKSKKEECARMISQKMQALSTSKDNSEDKTDISGAISWYNQALGFHVEAGHGVKFTFTNIDAKRPTREFSFTVHYGNEIYTREYILDCDLQLDEIKGMVQELNKTNDFFRFVRLMRETFQKSTLSEVPTHSEHLQQETSVISASAPAISFSTDTNISTPENRRSKVQVNRRQKRASDSPLLSPVSTSATRRSSRLKGKK; from the exons ATGAGGAAGACTATGGCGTCTCTGGGACTCATGTGTGAGAAAGATTTAGATGAACAGCGTAATAAAATCGATTCCTTCATCGCTTCTCCTTTCCAGAGATCGATGGACTCATTACTGGAGCGAGCTCAAGCCACTGCACAAAGCCAAG CGGAACTAGCGAGTATGAAAGCGGATCTGAGACAAGCAGAGGATGAGCACGTTAAAGTGTTGGCAG TGAAGACCCGTAAAGAGGCACGGCAAATGGGGATAAGGGATTCCATTTCTGCAAGTCAGTCTAGGATTGAAGTGCTTAGAAGAACTTTGCAGTTACAGAAGTCAAAGAAGGAAGAGTGTGCGAGAATGATCTCCCAAAAGATGCAAG CTTTGTCAACGTCTAAGGATAATTCTGAAGACAAAACAGATATTAGTGGAGCCATCTCTTGGTACAATCAGGCTCTCGGTTTTCATGTTGAAGCTGGACATG GAGTTAAATTCACATTCACCAACATTGATGCAAAAAGGCCGACACGCGAATTTTCATTCACAGTTCACTATGGAAATGAAATCTACACACGTGAGTATA TATTGGATTGCGACCTGCAATTGGATGAAATCAAAGGGATGGTTCAAGAATTGAATAAAACCAATGACTTTTTCAGATTTGTTCGTCTGATGAGGGAGACGTTTCAGAAGTCCACTTTATCTG AGGTGCCAACACATTCAGAACATCTGCAACAGGAAACCTCTGTCATATCTGCTTCAGCTCCAGCTATATCATTTTCCACTGATACAAACATTTCAACTCCAGAGAACAGGAGATCTAAGGTTCAAGTGAATCGGCGACAGAAAAGAGCTAGCGATTCACCACTCCTGTCTCCAGTATCCACGTCTGCCACTCGGCGTTCTTCTCGCCTTAAG GGTAAGAAATGA
- the LOC104791034 gene encoding kinetochore protein spc25-like isoform X2: protein MRKTMASLGLMCEKDLDEQRNKIDSFIASPFQRSMDSLLERAQATAQSQAELASMKADLRQAEDEHVKVLAVKTRKEARQMGIRDSISASQSRIEVLRRTLQLQKSKKEECARMISQKMQALSTSKDNSEDKTDISGAISWYNQALGFHVEAGHGVKFTFTNIDAKRPTREFSFTVHYGNEIYTLLDCDLQLDEIKGMVQELNKTNDFFRFVRLMRETFQKSTLSEVPTHSEHLQQETSVISASAPAISFSTDTNISTPENRRSKVQVNRRQKRASDSPLLSPVSTSATRRSSRLKGKK from the exons ATGAGGAAGACTATGGCGTCTCTGGGACTCATGTGTGAGAAAGATTTAGATGAACAGCGTAATAAAATCGATTCCTTCATCGCTTCTCCTTTCCAGAGATCGATGGACTCATTACTGGAGCGAGCTCAAGCCACTGCACAAAGCCAAG CGGAACTAGCGAGTATGAAAGCGGATCTGAGACAAGCAGAGGATGAGCACGTTAAAGTGTTGGCAG TGAAGACCCGTAAAGAGGCACGGCAAATGGGGATAAGGGATTCCATTTCTGCAAGTCAGTCTAGGATTGAAGTGCTTAGAAGAACTTTGCAGTTACAGAAGTCAAAGAAGGAAGAGTGTGCGAGAATGATCTCCCAAAAGATGCAAG CTTTGTCAACGTCTAAGGATAATTCTGAAGACAAAACAGATATTAGTGGAGCCATCTCTTGGTACAATCAGGCTCTCGGTTTTCATGTTGAAGCTGGACATG GAGTTAAATTCACATTCACCAACATTGATGCAAAAAGGCCGACACGCGAATTTTCATTCACAGTTCACTATGGAAATGAAATCTACACAC TATTGGATTGCGACCTGCAATTGGATGAAATCAAAGGGATGGTTCAAGAATTGAATAAAACCAATGACTTTTTCAGATTTGTTCGTCTGATGAGGGAGACGTTTCAGAAGTCCACTTTATCTG AGGTGCCAACACATTCAGAACATCTGCAACAGGAAACCTCTGTCATATCTGCTTCAGCTCCAGCTATATCATTTTCCACTGATACAAACATTTCAACTCCAGAGAACAGGAGATCTAAGGTTCAAGTGAATCGGCGACAGAAAAGAGCTAGCGATTCACCACTCCTGTCTCCAGTATCCACGTCTGCCACTCGGCGTTCTTCTCGCCTTAAG GGTAAGAAATGA